From the Clostridium sp. Marseille-P299 genome, the window GACATCGACAGCCCCCCTCCAATACTATTATATATTATGTGCAAATGCACAATTAAATTATACAACTTCATGTTGATTTGTCAAGTTTCGTACCAGAAGTTCTTACATATTCCTTCATCATTTTTTTCATTACAATAAAATACGTAATTCCAAGTGGAACAGCTGCTCCAACCCAAGCAAGTGGTCCAGCAAAACAAATACCAAGATATCCAATAAGATTTGGTAATGTATAAGCTACTACACTTCTTACAACAAGTTCAAAAACTCCAGCCAATAAGGGCATAAAACTTCTTCCAATTCCTTGTAATACATTTCGATATACAAAAATCATACTTACAAATGCAAAGAAATAAGAGCAAGTTCTAAGATATAGCATCGCTGCATTAATGATTTCAGGGTCTCTTTCTGATAAAAAGAGATTACACAAAGGCTCTCCAAACACATTCATAACAAAGATGGCTAATGCACAAAAGATTAAAGATAAATTTGTACATTTTTCCACACCCTCTTTGATACGATCAATTCGATTTGCTCCTAGATTCTGACCTGCATAATTAGCCATGGTTACTCCAAAGGTTATGGCTGGTTGCATGACCAATTGTTCCACTTTTGAAGCTGCTGTATAGGCCGCTATCTTTACGGAACCAAACAAATTTAGTGCTCCTTGTAAAACAACAATTCCAATTGCAGTTACAGAAAATTGAAACGCCATTGGTAAACCTATCCTTAGATGTTTCCACGCAAACTTCCAATCCATCTTAAAATCTTCCCGCGTTAGATGTAAGATAGAGTATTTTCTCTTTGTATAAAAAAAGCATAAGATACCTGAAACCGCCTGTGAAATAACTGTGGCCCAAGCAGCTCCAGCCACACCCATATGAAATACAATTATAAATAATAAATCAAGCGCAATGTTTAAAATAGATGAAACGATTAAAAAATAAAGCGGTGTCTTACTATCCCCCAATGCTCTTAAAATGCACGCAAGCATATTATAGAGTACCGTAGCTGCAATACCCCAGTAAATCACGACGATATAATTATACGCATCCTTAATAATATCGTCTGGTGTATTAATTAATTTTAACAAAGGCATCGTTGTGAAAACGGATAATAAAGTGATTATTATAGTGATTGCCACACATAATATAGTTGATGTTGCTACTGATTTTCTAACTCCCTTTTCATCCCTTGCACCGTATCTTTGTGCAACAACAACCGCAAAACCACCAGTAATACCCGTGATAAATCCTATAACTAAAAAATTAAGCGGCCCTGTTGTTCCAACAGCTGCAAGTGCCTTTGCATTCATAAATCTACCAACAATCATTGTATCGACCATACTATATAATTGTTGAAATATATTACCTATTAATAAAGGAATCGAGAAATGCACCATTAATTTCATCGGACTTCCATTTGTCATATCATGACCCTTTAA encodes:
- a CDS encoding MATE family efflux transporter gives rise to the protein MKDLKGHDMTNGSPMKLMVHFSIPLLIGNIFQQLYSMVDTMIVGRFMNAKALAAVGTTGPLNFLVIGFITGITGGFAVVVAQRYGARDEKGVRKSVATSTILCVAITIIITLLSVFTTMPLLKLINTPDDIIKDAYNYIVVIYWGIAATVLYNMLACILRALGDSKTPLYFLIVSSILNIALDLLFIIVFHMGVAGAAWATVISQAVSGILCFFYTKRKYSILHLTREDFKMDWKFAWKHLRIGLPMAFQFSVTAIGIVVLQGALNLFGSVKIAAYTAASKVEQLVMQPAITFGVTMANYAGQNLGANRIDRIKEGVEKCTNLSLIFCALAIFVMNVFGEPLCNLFLSERDPEIINAAMLYLRTCSYFFAFVSMIFVYRNVLQGIGRSFMPLLAGVFELVVRSVVAYTLPNLIGYLGICFAGPLAWVGAAVPLGITYFIVMKKMMKEYVRTSGTKLDKST